One Setaria viridis chromosome 3, Setaria_viridis_v4.0, whole genome shotgun sequence DNA window includes the following coding sequences:
- the LOC117848663 gene encoding ELF3-like protein 2, protein MRRGAGKDEAPDKVMGPLFPRLHVNDTVKGGPRAPPRNKMALYEQFSVPSHRFSAAAAAPAAPAPAPPWHAHRPAPGAATSAVPSTSASQAGGSDRPLFPSFCVPSTEPVRSSDHMNANSNGRAGNATRAESGRLSTHLKSKDTNAAGPTAECSSKHRENTTKNSSGKKLTNDDDFTVPSVLYSGIPPHSTQEKFTPFPTKSPYKSMPAMSKSSAKCSNTDKTHLEGMKVSDAISMGSPGIKEKEPTKVRIDLEIEERTSSFQTSKEKSGRLDPKVSSYRDKLNKYNVADKQSSEIASYQTRNRKENAGETQNPPEAEMAPSAKPYAGMEQNGNSDLLELGLRETGEKRKRSHHGVEHNDDLSDSSVESLPEMEISPDDVVSAIGPKHFWKARRAIVNQQRVFAVQVFELHRLIKVQKLIAASPHLLIEGDPCLDKALAASKKKLAGGDAEKQHQSAKYKDDVQQTLQQLEHSKDNTEAAQPSPTQDDVVAAQHNNQAAATAAVNSNPPTMPTPSDNKQNSWCIPPPPNQWLVPVMSPSEGLVYKPYAGHCPPAGSFLAPFYPSCAPVSLPSTAGDFMSSPYGIPMPHQPQHMGVPGPPPPMPPMYFPPFSMPVMNTAVSASAVEQVSHVAASRPNGHIEQHSRSSCNMSNLRSEALSADIWRFHASKDSELQGSSASSTFDRQQGEGRGPAQPFPSSSVGNGQPQPSSGSRENPGRVIRVVPHTSRTASESAARIFESIKMERQQND, encoded by the exons ATGAGGCGGGGGGCCGGCAAGGATGAGGCGCCGGACAAGGTCATGGGCCCTCTCTTCCCGCGCCTTCACGTCAACGACACCGTCAAGggcgggccccgcgcgccgcccaggAACAAGATGGCGCTCTACGAGCAGTTCAGCGTCCCCTCCCACCGCTTcagcgccgccgcagctgcccccgcggcgcccgcgcccgcgccgccgtggcaCGCGCACCGGCCCGCTCCCGGCGCGGCGACCTCCGCCGTCCCATCAACGTCGGCCAGCCAG GCTGGCGGGAGCGATAGACCTCTCTTCCCATCATTTTGTGTGCCTTCAACTGAACCTGTTCGTTCATCAGATCATATGAATGCCAACTCCAATGGTCGGGCTGGCAATGCTACAAGAGCAGAATCTGGGAGGCTGTCCACACATCTTAAAAGCAAGGATACCAATGCTGCAGGACCAACTGCGGAGTGTAGTTCAAAACATAGAGAGAACACCACTAAGAATTCTTCGGGGAAGAAATTGACTAACGATGATGATTTTACAGTTCCTTCCGTCTTATATTCTGGAATACCTCCACATTCCACTCAAGAAAAGTTCACCCCCTTCCCTACCAAAAGTCCATATAAGAGCATGCCTGCAATGTCTAAATCTTCTGCAAAATGTTCTAACACTGACAAGACACACTTGGAAGGAATGAAAGTTTCTGATGCAATATCAATGGGGTCTCCAGGTATTAAGGAGAAAGAGCCAACAAAAGTGAGGATAGACTTGGAAATCGAAGAGAGAACTTCATCATTTCAAACATCAAAAGAGAAGTCGGGGAGACTAGACCCAAAGGTATCTTCATACAGGGATAAGCTGAACAAATATAATGTTGCTGATAAGCAAAGTTCTGAAATTGCGAGCTATCAGACTAGGAACAGGAAGGAGAATGCTGGTGAAACCCAGAATCCTCCAGAAGCTGAAATGGCACCATCAGCTAAGCCATATGCTGGTATGGAACAGAATGGTAATTCTGATCTATTGGAGCTTGGCTTAAGAGAGACAGGTGAGAAGAGGAAAAGGTCACATCATGGTGTGGAGCACAACGATGATTTGTCTGATTCCTCAGTGGAATCTCTACCCGAAATGGAGATTTCTCCAGATGATGTTGTCAGTGCTATTGGCCCAAAGCATTTTTGGAAAGCCAGAAGAGCTATTGTCAA TCAGCAGAGGGTTTTTGCTGTCCAAGTATTCGAGCTACATAGGTTGATCAAA GTGCAGAAGCTGATCGCGGCATCTCCACATCTACTTATTGAGGGGGATCCATGCCTAGACAAAGCCTTGGCGGCGAGCAAGAAAAAGCTGGCTGGAGGAGATGCCGAAAAGCAGCATCAATCTGCTAAATACAAGGATGATGTTCAACAGACGCTGCAGCAGCTAGAGCACTCAAAAGATAACACTGAAGCGGCCCAGCCTTCACCAACTCAAGATGATGTAGTTGCAGCCCAACATAACAATCAAGCCGCAGCAACTGCTGCTGTTAACAGTAATCCTCCCACAATGCCTACTCCTTCTGACAACAAGCAGAACAGCTGGTGCATTCCTCCACCTCCGAATCAATGGCTAGTTCCTGTCATGTCTCCATCTGAAGGACTTGTCTACAAACCTTATGCCGGGCACTGCCCTCCAGCAGGAAGCTTTTTGGCCCCATTTTATCCCAGCTGTGCTCCTGTAAGCCTCCCTTCCACTGCTGGAGATTTCATGAGTTCACCTTATGGTATTCCTATGCCTCATCAGCCACAACACATGGGTGTTCCTGGTCCTCCTCCACCCATGCCACCGATGTACTTCCCGCCCTTTAGCATGCCAGTGATGAACACAGCAGTGTCAGCCTCTGCAGTTGAGCAAGTGAGCCATGTTGCAGCATCACGGCCTAATGGACACATAGAGCAGCATTCACGGAGCTCGTGTAACATGTCTAACTTGAGGAGCGAAGCACTGTCAGCCGAcatttggagattccatgcctCAAAGGACAGTGAGCTGCAAGGAAGCAGCGCAAGCAGTACTTTTGATAGGCAGCAAGGTGAAGGAAGGGGTCCTGCGCAACCCTTCCCTTCATCTTCAGTTGGAAATGGGCAACCTCAACCTTCATCCGGGAGCAGGGAGAATCCGGGCCGAGTCATTAGGGTTGTTCCACACACTTCACGTACTGCTTCTGAATCAGCAGCGCGAATTTTCGAGTCAATAAAGATGGAGAGGCAGCAAAATGATTGA
- the LOC117849927 gene encoding casein kinase 1-like protein 2 isoform X2 — protein MEPRIGNRFRVGRKLGSGSFGEIYLGTNVQTNEEVAIKLENVKTKHPQLLYESKLYRILQGGTGIPNVKWFGVEGDYNVLVMDLLGPSLEDLFSFCNRKLSLKTVLMLADQMINRVEFVHSKSFLHRDIKPDNFLMGLGKRANQVYAIDFGLAKKYRDTSTHQHIPYRENKNLTGTARYASVNTHLGIEQSRRDDMESLGYVLMYFLRGSLPWQGLKAGNKKQKYEKISERKIATSTEALCRGYPTEFASYFHYCRSLRFEDAPDYQYLKRLFRDLFIREGFQFDYVFDWTILKYQQSQMTSAPPRAIVPAVGQSSGMAPVANNNRHSGNEEGRRSGWSDMDPTRRQVPPPAINAGSLAKQKSPVRHEQSTSKDAVFDFFGTFKRIVKAACCLQ, from the exons ATGGAGCCGCGCATCGGCAACAGGTTCCGCGTCGGCCGCAAGCTGGGGAGCGGCTCCTTCGGGGAGATCTACCTCG GTACCAACGTGCAGACCAACGAGGAGGTCGCAATAAAGCTG GAAAATGTCAAGACAAAACATCCTCAATTGCTTTATGAGTCAAAATTATACAGAATACTTCAAGGAGGAA CTGGAATTCCAAATGTTAAGTGGTTTGGTGTTGAGGGTGATTATAATGTTTTGGTTATGGATTTACTGGGACCAAGCCTTGAAGATCTTTTCAGTTTTTGTAACAGGAAGCTGTCCCTCAAAACTGTTTTGATGCTTGCTGATCAAATG ATCAACCGAGTTGAGTTTGTCCATTCCAAGTCTTTCTTGCATAGAGACATCAAGCCAGACAATTTTCTCATGGGTCTCGGGAAAAGGGCAAACCAG GTTTACGCTATAGATTTTGGACTTGCAAAGAAGTACAGAGATACATCAACACACCAGCACATTCCTTACAG AGAGAACAAGAACTTGACTGGAACAGCAAGATATGCAAGTGTGAATACCCACCTTGGAATTG AACAAAGCCGGAGGGATGACATGGAATCTCTTGGATATGTACTGATGTACTTCTTGAGAGGAAG CCTTCCATGGCAGGGTCTCAAAGCTGGGAACAAGAAACAGAAGTACGAAAAGATCAGCGAAAGGAAAATTGCTACTTCAACTGAG GCACTTTGTCGTGGATATCCTACCGAATTTGCTTCGTACTTCCATTACTGCCGCTCACTACGTTTCGAAGATGCGCCAGACTATCAATATCTGAAGAGATTGTTCAGAGACCTTTTTATTCGAGAAG GCTTTCAGTTTGATTATGTTTTTGACTGGACAATTCTGAAGTACCAACAGTCACAGATGACCAGTGCTCCCCCACGTGCAATT GTTCCAGCGGTAGGACAAAGCTCTGGGATGGCTCCTGTGGCAAACAATAATAGACATTCAG GCAAtgaagagggaaggagaagtggGTGGTCAGACATGGACCCGACGCGACGGCAGGTTCCACCACCAGCTATAAATGCTGGCAGCCTAGCCAAGCAGAAGTCCCCTGTTCGGCATGAGCAATCGACATCGAAAGATGCTGTG TTCGACTTTTTTGGGACGTTCAAGCGGATCGTCAAGGCGGCCTGCTGTCTCCAGTAG
- the LOC117849927 gene encoding casein kinase 1-like protein 2 isoform X1, producing the protein MEPRIGNRFRVGRKLGSGSFGEIYLGTNVQTNEEVAIKLENVKTKHPQLLYESKLYRILQGGTGIPNVKWFGVEGDYNVLVMDLLGPSLEDLFSFCNRKLSLKTVLMLADQMINRVEFVHSKSFLHRDIKPDNFLMGLGKRANQVYAIDFGLAKKYRDTSTHQHIPYRENKNLTGTARYASVNTHLGIEQSRRDDMESLGYVLMYFLRGSLPWQGLKAGNKKQKYEKISERKIATSTEALCRGYPTEFASYFHYCRSLRFEDAPDYQYLKRLFRDLFIREGFQFDYVFDWTILKYQQSQMTSAPPRAIVPAVGQSSGMAPVANNNRHSGNEEGRRSGWSDMDPTRRQVPPPAINAGSLAKQKSPVRHEQSTSKDAVFSSSTFLGRSSGSSRRPAVSSSREPSTEAEQTRSRTTDASPGAFQRSGAPRWSPQMLDSSDSRRSSSGRRHSSNPKNYESTIRGMQGLNFDGDDRVHY; encoded by the exons ATGGAGCCGCGCATCGGCAACAGGTTCCGCGTCGGCCGCAAGCTGGGGAGCGGCTCCTTCGGGGAGATCTACCTCG GTACCAACGTGCAGACCAACGAGGAGGTCGCAATAAAGCTG GAAAATGTCAAGACAAAACATCCTCAATTGCTTTATGAGTCAAAATTATACAGAATACTTCAAGGAGGAA CTGGAATTCCAAATGTTAAGTGGTTTGGTGTTGAGGGTGATTATAATGTTTTGGTTATGGATTTACTGGGACCAAGCCTTGAAGATCTTTTCAGTTTTTGTAACAGGAAGCTGTCCCTCAAAACTGTTTTGATGCTTGCTGATCAAATG ATCAACCGAGTTGAGTTTGTCCATTCCAAGTCTTTCTTGCATAGAGACATCAAGCCAGACAATTTTCTCATGGGTCTCGGGAAAAGGGCAAACCAG GTTTACGCTATAGATTTTGGACTTGCAAAGAAGTACAGAGATACATCAACACACCAGCACATTCCTTACAG AGAGAACAAGAACTTGACTGGAACAGCAAGATATGCAAGTGTGAATACCCACCTTGGAATTG AACAAAGCCGGAGGGATGACATGGAATCTCTTGGATATGTACTGATGTACTTCTTGAGAGGAAG CCTTCCATGGCAGGGTCTCAAAGCTGGGAACAAGAAACAGAAGTACGAAAAGATCAGCGAAAGGAAAATTGCTACTTCAACTGAG GCACTTTGTCGTGGATATCCTACCGAATTTGCTTCGTACTTCCATTACTGCCGCTCACTACGTTTCGAAGATGCGCCAGACTATCAATATCTGAAGAGATTGTTCAGAGACCTTTTTATTCGAGAAG GCTTTCAGTTTGATTATGTTTTTGACTGGACAATTCTGAAGTACCAACAGTCACAGATGACCAGTGCTCCCCCACGTGCAATT GTTCCAGCGGTAGGACAAAGCTCTGGGATGGCTCCTGTGGCAAACAATAATAGACATTCAG GCAAtgaagagggaaggagaagtggGTGGTCAGACATGGACCCGACGCGACGGCAGGTTCCACCACCAGCTATAAATGCTGGCAGCCTAGCCAAGCAGAAGTCCCCTGTTCGGCATGAGCAATCGACATCGAAAGATGCTGTG TTCTCCAGTTCGACTTTTTTGGGACGTTCAAGCGGATCGTCAAGGCGGCCTGCTGTCTCCAGTAGCCGAGAACCAAGCACTGAAGCAGAGCAAACGCGTAGTCGAACTACTGACGCAAGCCCAGGGGCATTCCAGAGGTCAGGAGCTCCACGTTGGAGCCCCCAGATGCTTGACTCCTCGGACAGCAGGCGCTCGTCTTCCGGCAGGCGCCACTCATCTAACCCGAAGAACTACGAGTCCACTATCAGGGGCATGCAGGGCCTAAATTTCGATGGTGATGACAGGGTTCACTACTAG
- the LOC117850410 gene encoding IQ domain-containing protein IQM1, which produces MTLRSPPGATDRNAVAVSPKLLTSPGSGRDLGDAPAARSPKLLRSNSSKKVSAASSLERAILSFRTWEPDAAACPAASRAPADHVAPPQSPVRRIHGARPGRLALGPQSPLAAARSQQAPPDDMRSPLHDAAATTVQKMFKGHRTRRSLADCAIVVEELWWKLYDQASLDRKSVSFFAGGKQETAASRWVRAGKRIAKVGKGLCKDDKAQQLALRHWLEAIDPRHRYGHNLHLYYDIWFQSSSTEPFFYWLDIGAGREIHHPSCPRSKLNSQLVMYLGMNERAAYEVVVEGGRLAYLQSGLPVNTTDESKWIFVLSTSRSLYVGQKKKGQFQHSSFLAGGATSAAGRLVAKDGVLKAIWPYSGHYLPTEENFNEFISFLQEHHVDLTDVKRCSVDDDEYPSLKRKQTSDVEAASQQEEEPKETAGPAATAMAEEEAAEAPPEAAADETSGRALVKWTSGAGARIGCVRDYPAELQSRALEQVNLSPSRSSAAPPLQPWPIPSPRPSPRIRLSPRVQYMGVAASPGVRPLKQQCLGIRPPTVRLTLPSSKTSKS; this is translated from the exons ATGACTCTGCGGTCGCCACCGGGGGCAACCGATCGGAATGCCGTCGCCGTGTCGCCCAAGCTCCTGACGAGCCCCGGCAGCGGCAGGGACCTCGGCGACGCGCCCGCCGCGAGGTCGCCCAAGCTGCTCAGGAGCAACTCCTCCAAGAAGGTGTCGGCGGCGAGCAGCCTCGAGCGGGCCATCCTCAGCTTCAGGACCTGGgagcccgacgccgccgcttgCCCGGCCGCCTCCCGCGCTCCAGCCGATCATGTCGCGCCGCCGCAATCGCCCGTCCGCCGCATCCACGGCGCCAGGCCGGGGCGGCTGGCCCTTGGCCCCCAgagccccctcgccgccgcccggagtCAGCAGGCGCCGCCCGACGACATGCGCTCGCCGCTGCACGACGCGGCCGCCACCACGGTGCAGAAGATGTTCAAGGGCCACCGCACGCGCCGCAGCCTCGCCGACTGCGCCATCGTGGTGGAGGAGCTCTGGTGGAAGCTCTACGACCAGGCGTCGCTGGACCGCAAGTCCGTCTCCTTCTTCGCGGGTGGCAAGCAGGAGACGGCGGCGTCCCGCTGGGTCAGGGCCGGCAAGCGCATCGCCAAGGTCGGCAAGGGCCTCTGCAAGGATGACAAGGCGCAGCAGCTGGCGCTCCGCCACTGGCTCGAAGCG ATCGACCCGCGGCATCGCTATGGCCACAACCTGCATCTCTACTACGACATCTGGTTCCAGAGCTCCAGCACCGAGCCATTCTTCTACTG GCTGGACATTGGAGCCGGGAGGGAGATCCATCACCCGAGCTGCCCGAGGAGCAAGCTCAACTCGCAGCTCGTCATGTACCTCGGAATG AACGAGCGTGCCGCCTACGAAGTGGTCGTGGAGGGCGGGAGGCTGGCGTACCTGCAGAGCGGCCTCCCCGTGAACACCACCGACGAGTCCAAGTGGATCTTCGTGCTCAGCACCAGCAGGTCGCTCTACGTgggccagaagaagaagggccaGTTCCAGCACTCCAGCTtcctggccggcggcgcgacGTCGGCCGCCGGGAGGCTCGTCGCCAAGGACGGCGTCCTCAAGGCCATCTGGCCCTACAGCGGCCATTACCTCCCCACCGAGGAGAACTTCAACGAGTTCATCAGCTTCCTGCAGGAGCACCACGTCGACCTAACGGACGTCAAG AGATGCTcggtggacgacgacgagtACCCGTCGCTGAAGCGGAAGCAGACCTCGGACGTGGAGGCGGCGTcgcagcaggaagaagagccCAAAGAGACGGCGGGCCCAGCCGCGACGGCGATGGCAGAGGAAGAGGCTGCCGAGGCTCCGCCGGAGGCAGCAGCGGACGAGACCAGCGGCCGCGCGCTGGTGAAGTGGacgagcggcgccggcgcgcgcatCGGCTGCGTCCGGGACTACCCGGCGGAGCTGCAGAGCCGGGCGCTGGAGCAGGTGAACCTGTCGCCAAGCaggtcgtcggcggcgccgccgctgcagccgtGGCCGATCCCGTCGCCGCGCCCTAGCCCGCGGATCAGGCTGTCGCCACGGGTGCAGTACATGGGCGTGGCCGCGAGCCCCGGCGTGCGGCCGCTGAAGCAGCAGTGCCTGGGCATCCGGCCGCCGACGGTGCGCCTCACGCTGCCCAGCAGCAAGACCAGCAAGAGTTGA